TGGTCGGCCGCGAGCGTGAATAAACTCGGTCTAATCGCAGGCAACGGTGTCTTCCCTGTCGAGGTGGCAAAAGCCGCGCGCCGCCAGGGCATTCGCGTGGTCGCAGTCGCCCATCTGAACGAAACCGCCGACGCGCTTTCCGCCGAGGTCGATGAGCTGACTTGGATTAAGGTAGGCGAACTCGAACGCATCATTGAGGTGTTCAAGCGCAGCGGGGTCGAGCAGGCAGCGATGGCTGGAGGAATTTCGCGGGCGCGGCTGGGCGATTCGTTCGCCCCCGATGCGCGCGCGCTGCGGATGCTGTCACGCATCGGACGCTTCAGTGACGACGCGGTCCTGCGCGGGGTGGCGGGCGAAGTCGAAGCGGAAGGAATTCCGATGATCGATCCGGTGCCCTTCATTCCCGACGCTTTGGCCCGCGCGGGCCGCATTGCTGGTCCTGATCCATCCGCTGCTCAGCTCCGCGATCTCGAGCTCGCCTTCGCCGTGGCCCGACAGATCGGCGCGTTCGACATCGGTCAAACGGTAGCCGTCCGTGACGGCACGGTGGCCGCGGTGGAAGCGGTCGAAGGAACGGACGCTGCGCTGCGGCGCGCCGCGCAACTCATGGGTAAGCGACTGGTGGTCGCCAAGTCCGCCAAGCCCGGGCAGGACCTGCGCTTCGATCGTCCCGCGATCGGGCCGGCGACCATCGCCCTGCTCGACGAAATCGGCGCAGCGCTGCTCGGGATCGAAGCGGCAGTCACGCTGCTGTTGGAACGCGAGCACACCATCGAGGCGGCACAGAGGGCGGGCGTGACGGTCTATGGGTATGGCTGAGCTACGCGCCGCGGTGATCGGCGCGGGACGGCTCGGCACGCTCCACGCGCAAAAGTACGCCGCACTCGAGGGCGTTAAGCTCACCTGGGTTGTCGATATCAATCGCGGGCGTGCGCAAAAGCTCGCTCAGGAAACCGGTTCGCGTGCCATCCACGACTGTCGCGAACTGCGCGGCAAGGTCGAGTTGGTTACCGTGGCCTCGCCGGGAATTACCCATTATGAAGTCGCCGCCGCGATGCTAAGCGCCGGAATCGATGTGCTGCTGGAGAAGCCGATGGCCGCGTCGCTAGCCGAAGCTCGCCAACTTGCGGAGCTGGCCGCCGAGCACAGACGAGTTCTTCAGATCGGCCACCTGGAGCGCTTCAATCCCGCGATCGTTCGATTGCGGTCGATCGTGAGTGGACCACGTTTCGTGGAATGCGATCGGCTCGCGCCCTTCACCGAACGCGGTACCGATGTCGATGTTGTGCTCGACCTGATGGTTCACGACCTGGATGTAATCCTCTCGCTGGCGCCCGCCGAGATCGCCAGTGTCGAAGCGGTCGGTGTCGCGGTGCTGACCGACACCATAGACGTGGCCAATGCCCGCATTCGCTTCAAGAGCGGGCTCATCGCCAACGTCAGTGCCAGCCGTGTCGCGCCGCGTCGCGAACGCAAGATTCGGTTTTTCCAGCCCGACGCCTACATCTCGGTCGATTACGAGGCACGCCGCGTGCAGGTGTATCGCAAGAGCCCTCCCCCGGCCGGCGCAAAGTTTCCTGTCATCTCGGCCGAGCAGCTCGATCTCAGCGAAGGCGACCCGCTCGCCGATGAGATCAAATCATTCGTGGATGCGGTTCGCACCCGCAGAACTCCTGCGGTTACGGCTGAGGATGGTCTCCGAGTCATGGAACTCAGCGAACGAATTCGCCAAAGCATGTCCACAGAATCACTCCCGGCCTAAACCCACGGCTAGAGCTTGGATTGAATTGCACCGGGCGCTGGTGAACGAGCATGGATAGGCGGCACGGTCGACCCCCGGTGGTACAATCGTCCAATTTCCACCACAATTCCACGGATGCATTCTGAGGCCGAGACCGACACCAGGCAGCGGAGTTCCGCGCCACGGCGGCCGTCGCGAATCCTGATGGTCGCTGGAGAAGCGTCCGGCGACCTTCACGGCGGTGACTTGGCACGCCAGATACTGTCGCTCGAGCCCGATTGCGAGCTGTTCGGCATCGCCGGCGAACAGATGAGGTCGGCTGGCGTGCGGCCGATTGTGAGGATGGAAGATATTCACGCCCTCGGCATTTCCGAACTCGCCTCGACTATCGGCCGGACGGTGAACGCGTTTCGTGAGCTGCGTCGCACCATCCGCCACGAGCGCCCGGATCTGGTGATTCTTATTGACTACGCCGAGTTCAACCTCATCCTGTCCGGGGTGGCGCGGCGCGCGGGCGCCAAGGTGCTGTACTACATCACCCCGCAAGTATGGGCATGGCGGCGCGGAAGAATTGGGAAGATTAACGCGCGCGCGGATCGACTCGCAGTCGTGCTTCCGTTTGAAAAGGAAATTTTCGCCGCCGCGGGCGATCGGGTGCGCTTTGTCGGACATCCGCTGCTCGACCGCGTAAAGCCCGTGCAGGACCGCAAGGCTACCTTGGAGCGTCATGGCTTTCCCCCTGGCGCCCGGCTGCTCGCCCTCCTTCCGGGTAGCCGTCATGCGGAAGTGCACTACATGCTGAGCGAATTCGTCGCCGCGGCGCGGATTCTCGCCCGTGACCACGGCCTGACGCCGGTGGTCGCCCTGGCTCCCACTCTGACCTCCGAGCAACTTGCCCGACAGGGCAACGTCGACCTGTCGGGCATCCGTATTATCGAGGGCGACACCTATAGTATTATCGCGGCCAGTGACTTGGCCCTGGTTGCGTCGGGCACCGCGACTTTGGAAACTACCCTGCTCGAGTGCCCGATGGTGATTTCGTACAAGGTGTCAGCGCTGACCTATATCGTCGGGCGGATACTCATCACCGGCGTTGATTTCATCGGGATGCCCAACATCCTGGCCGGCAAGAAGATCGTTCCCGAACTGATTCAAAGCGAGATGAACGCGCGCAACCTGGTGCGCGTCGCCGAACCGCTCCTGAATCCGACCATGCGCGCCCAGACGATTGGCGAGCTTAGGACGCTCCGTGAAAAGTTGGGCACCCCGGGTGCCGCCCGGCGGGTCGCGCTCACGGCACTGGAGATGGTCGGGACATGAAGCTCGGCACACCTCTGCAGCAGCGGTTGTACCGCTACCTGCGCCCTTATCTGTTCCCTTATGTGGTGCTGCTTGCCCTGGCCATGCTGGTCCTGGCGGGGGCGAATGCCGGTATACCGTTCATCATCAAGAAGTTTCTCGACCAGTTGGTCCACCTCAAAAGGGTCGGCGGCCTTCATGAGCTGTCAATTTTGCTTGCCGGGTTGTTTCTGTTGCGCGCGCTCGGCAACTTTCTCAACGACTGCCTGAGCGCCTATATCCAGCAGAAACTGGTGCTCGACATTCGCGCCGACCTGAACGAGAGCCTCCAGCGTCAGTCGCTCAGCTTCTTCAACCGGACTCCGACCGGCATGATGGTGTCCCGTGTCATCAGCGACGTGAACGTGGTGGTTGCGGGCCTTACCGAAGGCGCGTTCTCGATCTGGCGCGACGGTGTGTCGATGATCGCGCTCATCGTCACGGCCTTCTATATGGACTGGCAACTGGCGCTGATCATGTTGGTCGGTTTCCCGATCGGGGTCAGTCCGGTCGTGAAATTCTCGCGGCGCGTGCGCAAAGAAACCAAGAACGCCCAGAAGCAGCTCGGCGGATTGCAGGCACTCCTGCAGGAAACCTTCCAGGGCAACCGGGTGGTCAAAGCGTTCGGCATGGAGGATTACGAACGCCGCCGCTTCAACACGGAATTGCGCCGCCTGTTCCGCATCTATATGCGCGTGGCCCGCATCAAGGCATTCACCGGGCCGTTGATCGAAACGATGGGCGCATTCGCGGTGGTGGCAGTGGTCTGGTACGCGACTTCTTCTCTGATGACAGGCACCCGCACCTTGGGTTCGTTCGCGGGGTTTTTCACGACCATGATCCTGGTCTACGATCCGTTCAAGGGTCTCAGCAAATCGAACAATACCATCCAGGCCGGGCTAGCCGCCGCGGAACGAGTCTTCGAGATGATGGACGAGCCGAGCGACGTGCCCGACGACCCCGCCGCGGTTGAGATTCCATCGGGACCCCTTAGCATCCGCTTCGATCACGTCAGTTTTCGTTACGGCGTGGGATGGGTTCTGCACGACATCAATCTGGAAATCGGTGCCGGCAAGGTGATCGCCTTGGTGGGAATGAGCGGCGGAGGCAAGTCGACAATCGCGGACCTGATTCCGCGGTTCTACGACGTGCAGGAAGGACGCATCACCGTCAACGGCGCTGATATTCGCCGAATCAAGCTGGCATCGCTGCGCGCCCAGATAGGACTGGTCACCCAAGCCACCTTCCTATTCAACGATACGGTTCGCGCCAACATCGCTTATGGCTCCACGGATCGCGACCCCGAACGCATCGTGAAGGCTGCACGGCTCGCCAACGCTCATGACTTCATCCTGCGCTTGCCCCAGGGTTACGATACCGTGGTAGGTGAGCTGGGTGTGCGGCTGTCGGGCGGTGAGCGTCAACGCGTCGCGATCGCCCGGGCGCTTCTCAAGGACGCGCCCATCCTGGTGCTTGATGAAGCGACTTCCTCGCTCGACTCCGAGGCCGAGCGTTCGGTGCAGGAGGCTCTCGAGGTACTGATGGAGAATCGCACCACCCTGGTCATCGCGCATCGACTCTCCACCGTTCGCCGTGCCGATCGGATCATCGTCGTCGAGCACGGCCGAATCGTTGAGGAAGGCACCCACGACCAGCTGTTTGCGCGGGATGGCGAATATCGCAAGCTTTATGACCTGCAGTTCGTTACGGCTGAGGAGGCACCCGGCAACGGCGGTCTCGTGAACTGAGTGTGCAGCCCTGACCGCCGGTGCGCACGCTGGTCCTTTCGACTCATCCTTTTCGATGTTGCGAATTTTGTATAACGCGCTTTGGTATCCGGCTCTGCCTTTTGCCCTGATGGCGGGTGGGACGCGCGGACGGCAGGACCGCCGTGAGCGGATGGGCAAGCTGGAACTCGCGTCCGACCGCGATCGGCCACGCATCTGGATTCATGCCTCGTCGGTCGGCGAAGTCGAAGCGATCCGCTCCGTCGCGCACGGCTTGCTGCGCGAGTTCGAACGCGCTCGCCTTATCGTTACCACCATGACTCCGACCGGGCGCGACGCGGCGCGGCGGCGCATCCCGGGCGCGGAAGTCTGCGCGCTCGCGCCACTGGATTGCCGCGCGGTGGTGCGGCGCTTCATCCGACGCGTCCGGCCCCATCTTTTGGTCATCGTTGAGACCGAGCTGTGGCCCAACTATTTCATCGAAGCAAAACGCGCCGGTGCCCGCGTGGTAATCGTAAACGGCCGCATCTCCAAGCGTTCCGCCGCGCGCTACCACCGGGCCAAGCGCCTGTTCGGACCAGCCCTGCGCGCGGCCGACCTCATCCTCGTGCAATCCGTCGACGATGCGCGCCGCTATACCCGGATTGGGGCCGCGCGCGAACGGGTGCTGGTCACCGGCAACACCAAGTTTGATCTTGAAGAACTGAGCGCAGCGACCCTGCGGAAGGCCTTGCACAGCGTGGTTGCGGGTCGCACGGTGCTGGTAGCCGGCTCGACCGCCAAGGGCGAAGAAGCGATCCTCGTCGAGGCGTGGCGCCAACTGCTAAACCGCTTCCCGGAATTGCTCCTGGTGCTGGCGCCGCGCCATCCGGCGCGCGCCCCGGAAGTGGAAGAGTTGCTGAATTCGCAAGCGATAAGTTTTCTGCGCGCCAGCGAAATGGAAGGCGCGTCCCGCGCCGGTGCGGCCAACGTGCTGATTCTTGACACCATTGGAGAACTGCGCGCGGTCTATCGCCACGCGGCGGTCGCGTTTGTGGGCGGAAGCCTGTTTGCCGGCCGCGGCGGACAAAACGTGGGAGAACCCGCCGCCGCTTCGGTGCCGGTGCTGTTCGGTCCGTACTATGAAAACCAACTGCAGATGGCATCTGCCCTGATGGCCGCCGAAGCAGGGGCCGTGGTGCGAAACGCTAATGAGATCGTTGATGCCTGCACTCGCTGGCTCGCCGATGAAGCCGCCCGCGCCGCTGCTGGCGAGCGCGGCCGCGTCACTGCCCACCAAGCCGCGGGTGGAGCCAGGGCCACGCTCCATCATTTGCGTCGCCTCGCGCAAGCCTGACCCGCTCGATGGGACGTAATCCGGCGCGGCGATCCAGGCTGGAGAGACTGTGGCAGCGCGAGCCTTCTGTGGGCGGTGCGCTCGCGATGGTTCCACTGCGGATCGCTGGAGTGCTGTTTCGCGGTTCGGTCGCGGCACGCAATTTATGGTGGCGGCGAATGGCGCTGAGCGCCGAGGTCCCGCTGATCAGCGTTGGAAATCTGACCGTCGGCGGCAACGCCAAGACTCCGTTTACCCTGTTCCTTGCTTCGCGTCTGCAGAGCCGCGGCCTGCGCGTCGCGATCGCAAGCCGCGGTTACAGTGGAAGCAGGTCGGTCACCAGCGCCTCGCTCGTCGCCGACCGCGGCGAGTTGAAGTACCCGCCCGAAGAGTCGGGCGACGAACCTGCGATGATGTCACGCCGGTTCTCCGGACCGATTGCGATTGCACGACGCCGCCTAAACGCGATCGCGACACTTGCCCGGCAGGGGCCGCTTGACGTGGTGATCCTCGATGATGGCTTCCAGCATACGCGGCTCAGGCGAGATCTCGATCTGGTCCTGGTCAGTGACGAGCGCGGTTTCGGCAACCGGCGAATGCTCCCGGCCGGACCAATGCGAGAACCGCTGGCCGCGCTGAAGCGCGCCGACGCTATCGTGATCGTGTCGTTCGGCAGTGACTATCGCAGCGCCATCCGGCCGGGCGAGATGGAACTGCTGCGGCGCCATCGCGTCTTTTACGCGCGCCTGCGCCCGCGCGGCCTGGTTACCTCCACCCACGGGCAATGGGACGAAAGCGCGCCTTTGCTTGGGGGTCGGCGAGTAATCGCCGTCAGCGGACTTGCCAATCCTGCGACGTTCCACTCCATGGTGCGTGAGATCGACGCGGACCTGGTGGGAGTACTCGAGTACCCGGACCATCATGCCTACACCTGGGCCGATTGGCAGACGATCGCCGCAGCGGCGCGTGCGGCCGATGCGGTCATCACCACCGAGAAGGACCTTATCAAGCTGGAGCGGTTTCCGTTCGCGCGCGATTCCCTGTACGCTTTGCGGCTGGAGGTTTCGATCCCCGAGGAAGAATTGAAGACGCTGGATGAGCTGATATTTTCGCGCCTGCGGGTGCCAGGACAAATTGAGAGCGCGGCCGCACAGGAGGTCTCTGACAATGCCCGTTAGCCAGGAGCTGCTCGACATTCTCGCCTGCCCCAAATGCAAGGGCGACTTGCACCTGACCGCGGCCAAGGACGGCCTGGCGTGTGAGGCGTGCAAGCTGGTCTACCCCATCAAGGAAGACATCCCGATCATGCTCATCGAGGAGGCCCAGCCGCTCAAGTGAGCGGGGCGCGCCCGCGGAACCTCCGTTATCGGCCAATGCCGCACCCATAATGAGTTGGTTGGATAGCGAGCGCGCGCGGCGGCTGGCGTGGCTGGCGCTCGGGGTTTACATCGTCGGGCTGGGAATCTCCGCGGTGCTGCGCCTGCAGGGTGATTTTTTTGTTTACTACCGCGCCGGGCACCGCGTGTTGCACGGGCTGGCTATCTATCCCGCAGACGACACCGATCGCTTTCTCTACGCACCGATCTTCGCCATCGCCTTCGCGCCTTTCGCGCTGCTTCCGAGGCACGCGGCGCAGGGGTTATGGTTTGTTTTCAACGCCTTGGGTCTGGTCGCGTTCATCAGCGGTACGGTCATCATGTTGTTCGGCCGCGCGCGCCGCCTGTCCGCCCCGCTGCTCGCGATTCCAGTGCTGCTTTCCGTTCGATTTATCGGAAACAATATCGAGCACGGCCAGATTAATTTGCCCATCCTGGCGCTATGCGCGTGGGCAATCGTGTATGCGCGCGAAGACCGCCCCCGGTTGGCGGGCGTGATGCTCGCTGCGGCAGTCCTGGTCAAGCCGTTCGCACTGCTCGCCACCCTCTATCTTGGCCTGCGAAGAAAGTGGACCGCGCTTGGGTGTGCACTCATTGCCGGTGCGGCGATGTTTGTCCTCCCGATCTTCTTCTTCGGCGCCGGCCGACTGGGGGAGCAAAGTTC
The Candidatus Binataceae bacterium DNA segment above includes these coding regions:
- the lpxI gene encoding UDP-2,3-diacylglucosamine diphosphatase LpxI (LpxI, functionally equivalent to LpxH, replaces it in LPS biosynthesis in a minority of bacteria.) codes for the protein MNKLGLIAGNGVFPVEVAKAARRQGIRVVAVAHLNETADALSAEVDELTWIKVGELERIIEVFKRSGVEQAAMAGGISRARLGDSFAPDARALRMLSRIGRFSDDAVLRGVAGEVEAEGIPMIDPVPFIPDALARAGRIAGPDPSAAQLRDLELAFAVARQIGAFDIGQTVAVRDGTVAAVEAVEGTDAALRRAAQLMGKRLVVAKSAKPGQDLRFDRPAIGPATIALLDEIGAALLGIEAAVTLLLEREHTIEAAQRAGVTVYGYG
- a CDS encoding Gfo/Idh/MocA family oxidoreductase, whose amino-acid sequence is MAELRAAVIGAGRLGTLHAQKYAALEGVKLTWVVDINRGRAQKLAQETGSRAIHDCRELRGKVELVTVASPGITHYEVAAAMLSAGIDVLLEKPMAASLAEARQLAELAAEHRRVLQIGHLERFNPAIVRLRSIVSGPRFVECDRLAPFTERGTDVDVVLDLMVHDLDVILSLAPAEIASVEAVGVAVLTDTIDVANARIRFKSGLIANVSASRVAPRRERKIRFFQPDAYISVDYEARRVQVYRKSPPPAGAKFPVISAEQLDLSEGDPLADEIKSFVDAVRTRRTPAVTAEDGLRVMELSERIRQSMSTESLPA
- the lpxB gene encoding lipid-A-disaccharide synthase; the encoded protein is MHSEAETDTRQRSSAPRRPSRILMVAGEASGDLHGGDLARQILSLEPDCELFGIAGEQMRSAGVRPIVRMEDIHALGISELASTIGRTVNAFRELRRTIRHERPDLVILIDYAEFNLILSGVARRAGAKVLYYITPQVWAWRRGRIGKINARADRLAVVLPFEKEIFAAAGDRVRFVGHPLLDRVKPVQDRKATLERHGFPPGARLLALLPGSRHAEVHYMLSEFVAAARILARDHGLTPVVALAPTLTSEQLARQGNVDLSGIRIIEGDTYSIIAASDLALVASGTATLETTLLECPMVISYKVSALTYIVGRILITGVDFIGMPNILAGKKIVPELIQSEMNARNLVRVAEPLLNPTMRAQTIGELRTLREKLGTPGAARRVALTALEMVGT
- a CDS encoding ABC transporter ATP-binding protein — protein: MKLGTPLQQRLYRYLRPYLFPYVVLLALAMLVLAGANAGIPFIIKKFLDQLVHLKRVGGLHELSILLAGLFLLRALGNFLNDCLSAYIQQKLVLDIRADLNESLQRQSLSFFNRTPTGMMVSRVISDVNVVVAGLTEGAFSIWRDGVSMIALIVTAFYMDWQLALIMLVGFPIGVSPVVKFSRRVRKETKNAQKQLGGLQALLQETFQGNRVVKAFGMEDYERRRFNTELRRLFRIYMRVARIKAFTGPLIETMGAFAVVAVVWYATSSLMTGTRTLGSFAGFFTTMILVYDPFKGLSKSNNTIQAGLAAAERVFEMMDEPSDVPDDPAAVEIPSGPLSIRFDHVSFRYGVGWVLHDINLEIGAGKVIALVGMSGGGKSTIADLIPRFYDVQEGRITVNGADIRRIKLASLRAQIGLVTQATFLFNDTVRANIAYGSTDRDPERIVKAARLANAHDFILRLPQGYDTVVGELGVRLSGGERQRVAIARALLKDAPILVLDEATSSLDSEAERSVQEALEVLMENRTTLVIAHRLSTVRRADRIIVVEHGRIVEEGTHDQLFARDGEYRKLYDLQFVTAEEAPGNGGLVN
- a CDS encoding glycosyltransferase N-terminal domain-containing protein gives rise to the protein MYNALWYPALPFALMAGGTRGRQDRRERMGKLELASDRDRPRIWIHASSVGEVEAIRSVAHGLLREFERARLIVTTMTPTGRDAARRRIPGAEVCALAPLDCRAVVRRFIRRVRPHLLVIVETELWPNYFIEAKRAGARVVIVNGRISKRSAARYHRAKRLFGPALRAADLILVQSVDDARRYTRIGAARERVLVTGNTKFDLEELSAATLRKALHSVVAGRTVLVAGSTAKGEEAILVEAWRQLLNRFPELLLVLAPRHPARAPEVEELLNSQAISFLRASEMEGASRAGAANVLILDTIGELRAVYRHAAVAFVGGSLFAGRGGQNVGEPAAASVPVLFGPYYENQLQMASALMAAEAGAVVRNANEIVDACTRWLADEAARAAAGERGRVTAHQAAGGARATLHHLRRLAQA
- the lpxK gene encoding tetraacyldisaccharide 4'-kinase, translating into MVPLRIAGVLFRGSVAARNLWWRRMALSAEVPLISVGNLTVGGNAKTPFTLFLASRLQSRGLRVAIASRGYSGSRSVTSASLVADRGELKYPPEESGDEPAMMSRRFSGPIAIARRRLNAIATLARQGPLDVVILDDGFQHTRLRRDLDLVLVSDERGFGNRRMLPAGPMREPLAALKRADAIVIVSFGSDYRSAIRPGEMELLRRHRVFYARLRPRGLVTSTHGQWDESAPLLGGRRVIAVSGLANPATFHSMVREIDADLVGVLEYPDHHAYTWADWQTIAAAARAADAVITTEKDLIKLERFPFARDSLYALRLEVSIPEEELKTLDELIFSRLRVPGQIESAAAQEVSDNAR
- a CDS encoding Trm112 family protein; amino-acid sequence: MPVSQELLDILACPKCKGDLHLTAAKDGLACEACKLVYPIKEDIPIMLIEEAQPLK
- a CDS encoding glycosyltransferase family 87 protein; translated protein: MSWLDSERARRLAWLALGVYIVGLGISAVLRLQGDFFVYYRAGHRVLHGLAIYPADDTDRFLYAPIFAIAFAPFALLPRHAAQGLWFVFNALGLVAFISGTVIMLFGRARRLSAPLLAIPVLLSVRFIGNNIEHGQINLPILALCAWAIVYAREDRPRLAGVMLAAAVLVKPFALLATLYLGLRRKWTALGCALIAGAAMFVLPIFFFGAGRLGEQSSAYLRTVASMTTQYRTMLTNQSAVAAAARLMVRFVDPTQAEGAAPFRIGMVIEGLLVGAVSLWTVLGACADESRTFGDRYAVAGFFCLMPSFAPISWKSYFAALVVPYMLLTDELWGPRRLSAAAWALLVGSVLLNFLPGRRLNRIALYYSANFVSSLMVLAAVALVALARTRNPMASVPISAQADHAG